A stretch of the Thalassotalea euphylliae genome encodes the following:
- the fis gene encoding DNA-binding transcriptional regulator Fis: protein MFEQNISSPFITNVTDIQQQTTKASPLRTQAKIAIKNYLSQLNGNDVDDMYELVLSEIEAPMLEEVMTYTRGNQTRAANLLGINRGTLRKKLKKYGMN from the coding sequence ATGTTTGAACAAAATATTTCTTCTCCTTTCATTACCAATGTAACTGATATTCAGCAGCAAACTACGAAGGCGTCACCACTGCGCACTCAAGCGAAAATCGCTATCAAAAACTACTTATCACAATTGAACGGTAATGATGTTGACGATATGTACGAATTAGTACTATCTGAAATCGAAGCGCCAATGCTAGAAGAAGTAATGACTTACACTCGCGGCAACCAAACCCGCGCAGCAAACTTGCTAGGTATCAACCGCGGTACACTTCGCAAGAAATTGAAAAAATACGGTATGAACTAA
- a CDS encoding siroheme synthase — translation MKYFPVFLDARFIRALVIGGGEVAARKIELLLKSTTNITVMSSKLNPTVQRLIKEHDLTWLAHAYEPGHMNDLSMVIAATDDPHVNAEVQEEASSLGLLVNVVDQPDLCSYITPAIIDRDPMIVAISSSGSAPILVRMLREQIERIMPAAYGKLADFSFKFRDHVKARVKGLSNRRQFWENTLRGSIGENILSGRVTEAEQQLFTSLKSEIPPQQGSITFVHTMTGNPDNMTLAIHKACQFADAVFYDEQVNLELLEYVRRDAEKYPQSIASSISVNYQHAIELAERGNRVIYFLDGYEPLPANKALQESTILKQTFVCGS, via the coding sequence ATGAAATATTTTCCCGTTTTTTTAGATGCACGTTTTATCCGCGCATTGGTCATTGGGGGTGGCGAAGTTGCCGCCCGTAAAATTGAATTGCTATTAAAGTCGACCACAAACATCACGGTAATGAGCAGCAAGCTCAATCCAACCGTGCAACGTTTAATTAAGGAACACGATTTAACATGGCTTGCGCACGCCTACGAGCCAGGTCATATGAACGACTTGTCAATGGTTATCGCCGCTACAGACGACCCACATGTCAATGCTGAAGTACAAGAAGAAGCAAGCAGCCTTGGCTTGTTAGTGAATGTCGTTGATCAACCAGACCTATGCTCATATATCACGCCAGCTATCATTGACCGCGATCCGATGATAGTGGCTATCTCAAGCTCAGGAAGCGCACCAATTCTAGTTAGAATGCTGCGCGAACAAATAGAACGCATTATGCCCGCCGCATACGGCAAACTGGCAGATTTCTCATTCAAGTTTCGAGATCATGTCAAAGCACGTGTCAAAGGCTTGTCTAATCGCCGCCAATTTTGGGAAAACACATTGCGCGGCAGTATCGGTGAAAATATTTTATCGGGGCGAGTGACCGAAGCAGAGCAACAACTATTCACTAGCTTAAAAAGCGAAATACCACCACAGCAAGGCAGTATTACCTTTGTTCATACCATGACAGGTAACCCAGACAACATGACGTTAGCGATTCACAAAGCTTGTCAATTTGCAGACGCGGTGTTTTATGATGAGCAAGTTAATTTAGAATTACTGGAATATGTGCGTCGTGATGCGGAAAAGTACCCGCAATCGATTGCTTCTAGTATTAGTGTGAATTATCAGCACGCAATTGAACTAGCAGAACGAGGCAATCGCGTTATCTACTTTTTAGACGGCTATGAGCCGCTGCCTGCCAACAAAGCATTGCAGGAAAGCACCATACTCAAGCAAACGTTCGTGTGCGGCAGCTAA
- the purH gene encoding bifunctional phosphoribosylaminoimidazolecarboxamide formyltransferase/IMP cyclohydrolase — protein MDTPRPIKRALLSVSDKTGIVEFAQALTQKGVELLSTGGTAKLLADNGINVTEVSDYTGHPEIMDGRVKTLHPKVHGGILARRGTDEAVMAENNIDAIDMVVVNLYPFANTVANDDCSLEDAIENIDIGGPTMVRAAAKNHKDVTIIVNAHDYNRVLAEMDANSDSLTYQTRFDLAIAAYEHTASYDGMIANYFGQMLPAYAKNCEKRDNAAESEVGFDNKNKFPRTINSQFVKAQDLRYGENSHQDAAFYVEAQPEEASVATAKQIQGKALSYNNIADTDAALECVKEFDEPACVIVKHANPCGVAIGDNILAAYESAYTTDPTSAFGGIIAFNRELDADTTEAIISRQFVEVIIAPKVSEAAAQIVAAKPNVRVLECGQWQSQTTGLDYKRVNGGLLVQDRDQGRVTDDELKVVTKRQPSAEELRDLKFCWKVAKYVKSNAIVYVKNSMTIGVGAGQMSRVYSAKVAGIKAADENLEVAGSVMASDAFFPFRDGIDAAAVAGITAVIQPGGSMRDEEVIAAADEHGMAMVFTGMRHFRH, from the coding sequence ATGGATACCCCACGCCCAATCAAACGTGCACTACTAAGTGTTTCTGATAAAACTGGTATTGTAGAGTTCGCGCAAGCACTTACGCAAAAAGGTGTTGAACTACTCTCTACTGGCGGCACGGCAAAATTACTTGCCGATAATGGTATTAACGTCACGGAAGTGTCTGATTACACCGGTCACCCAGAAATTATGGACGGCCGTGTTAAAACGCTTCACCCAAAAGTGCATGGCGGTATTTTAGCGCGCCGTGGCACAGATGAAGCGGTGATGGCCGAAAACAACATCGATGCCATTGATATGGTGGTGGTAAACCTATATCCATTTGCTAATACCGTCGCTAACGATGATTGTTCACTAGAAGATGCCATTGAGAACATCGATATCGGTGGCCCAACGATGGTGCGTGCAGCCGCTAAGAACCATAAAGACGTGACGATTATTGTTAACGCTCATGACTACAATCGCGTATTGGCAGAAATGGACGCTAATAGTGACTCACTTACCTACCAAACCCGTTTTGATTTAGCGATTGCGGCTTACGAGCACACGGCAAGTTACGATGGCATGATCGCTAATTACTTTGGCCAAATGTTGCCAGCGTACGCTAAAAACTGTGAAAAGCGTGACAATGCTGCCGAAAGCGAAGTTGGTTTTGATAACAAAAACAAATTCCCACGCACCATCAATAGCCAATTCGTTAAAGCGCAAGATTTGCGTTACGGCGAAAATTCTCATCAAGATGCGGCGTTTTATGTTGAAGCACAGCCAGAAGAAGCATCAGTTGCTACGGCGAAACAAATTCAAGGTAAAGCGCTGTCATACAATAACATCGCTGATACAGATGCAGCGTTAGAGTGCGTTAAAGAGTTTGACGAGCCAGCGTGTGTCATCGTTAAACATGCCAACCCATGTGGTGTCGCAATTGGCGATAATATTTTAGCTGCTTACGAAAGTGCCTACACAACCGATCCTACCTCAGCGTTTGGTGGCATTATCGCCTTTAACCGCGAGTTAGATGCAGACACCACCGAAGCGATTATTTCTCGTCAGTTTGTTGAAGTGATCATTGCCCCGAAAGTGTCAGAAGCTGCAGCGCAAATTGTTGCTGCAAAGCCTAATGTTCGTGTACTTGAATGTGGTCAATGGCAGTCACAAACCACAGGGTTAGACTACAAACGTGTTAACGGTGGTTTATTAGTGCAAGATCGCGACCAAGGCCGTGTTACTGATGATGAGCTGAAAGTTGTCACTAAGCGTCAACCGTCAGCAGAAGAATTACGCGATTTAAAATTCTGCTGGAAAGTGGCTAAGTACGTAAAATCAAACGCCATTGTTTACGTGAAAAACTCAATGACGATTGGTGTTGGTGCAGGCCAAATGAGCCGTGTTTACTCAGCGAAAGTGGCTGGTATTAAAGCGGCGGATGAAAACCTAGAGGTCGCTGGATCAGTGATGGCGTCAGATGCTTTCTTCCCGTTCCGTGATGGCATTGATGCGGCAGCAGTGGCTGGTATTACTGCTGTTATTCAACCGGGCGGCTCAATGCGTGATGAGGAAGTTATCGCAGCGGCTGATGAACACGGTATGGCAATGGTATTTACCGGTATGCGCCATTTCCGTCATTAA
- the dusB gene encoding tRNA dihydrouridine synthase DusB — MKIGSYQLKSKAMLAPMAGITDKPFRQLCCQMGAGLAVSEMVSANPKVWNTEKSKLRMVHSAEAGIRSVQIAGSDPEEMAFAAQVNVQNGAQIIDINMGCPAKKVNKKLAGSALLKAPDQVEQIVQAVVEAVNVPVTLKIRTGWCENTRNGIEIAKIAEHNGIQSLAVHGRTRCDFYKGNAEYQTIKAIKKAISIPVVANGDITSAQKAAEVLEFTNADAIMIGRAAQGRPWIFREINHYLDTGEVLPEPSMEEVRSILLGHVGDLHQFYGDFMGVRIARKHVSWYMQTHDQGKNFRSSFNGLESTSEQLEALNMYFDNLTR; from the coding sequence GTGAAGATAGGCAGCTACCAGCTAAAAAGTAAGGCAATGCTTGCGCCAATGGCGGGCATTACTGACAAACCGTTTAGACAATTATGTTGTCAGATGGGCGCTGGTTTGGCGGTATCTGAAATGGTGTCGGCGAACCCTAAGGTCTGGAATACAGAAAAATCTAAGTTGCGAATGGTACATAGCGCGGAAGCGGGTATTCGTTCGGTTCAGATTGCTGGTTCTGATCCTGAGGAGATGGCGTTTGCAGCTCAGGTTAATGTGCAAAACGGTGCCCAAATTATTGACATCAATATGGGGTGCCCGGCCAAGAAAGTAAATAAAAAACTCGCCGGTTCGGCGTTGCTTAAAGCCCCTGATCAAGTTGAACAAATTGTTCAAGCTGTAGTCGAAGCGGTGAATGTGCCAGTAACGCTGAAAATACGAACGGGTTGGTGTGAAAACACGCGCAATGGTATTGAAATTGCCAAAATTGCTGAACACAACGGTATTCAATCGTTAGCTGTTCATGGTCGAACTCGCTGTGACTTTTATAAAGGTAATGCCGAGTACCAAACGATTAAGGCAATTAAAAAAGCAATTTCGATTCCGGTTGTTGCAAATGGTGATATTACTTCTGCGCAAAAAGCAGCAGAAGTTCTCGAATTCACCAATGCAGATGCGATCATGATTGGTCGCGCTGCCCAAGGTAGACCGTGGATTTTTCGCGAGATTAACCATTATCTCGACACAGGTGAGGTACTACCTGAGCCTTCAATGGAGGAAGTGCGCTCAATATTATTGGGACATGTAGGTGATTTACACCAGTTTTATGGTGACTTCATGGGCGTGAGAATCGCTCGTAAGCATGTGTCTTGGTATATGCAAACGCACGACCAGGGTAAAAATTTTCGATCAAGTTTTAACGGCCTCGAGTCAACTAGCGAACAGCTCGAAGCGTTAAACATGTATTTTGATAACTTAACTAGATAA
- a CDS encoding substrate-binding periplasmic protein, whose protein sequence is MMDKSKQGWPIALIVAAAFACFSNLSFSQQLKVQIVTEHLAPLQINVPNQPPSGAMVEIVERLLNDSEIEGEIKFYPWARAYQIAQQQANTLIFSIVRTPSREGKFHWLFPLVNDSVHLVRLKSRPELTISTLEQAKQYRIGVHRSDIIHQYLQAKGFTDDHNILLNSSYASAWLALLERKVDYITANKFMWQAQQQISDEAFQAVESALILDDLQQGHYLAASLNTSPIIIKKLQKALEKLKQSGQYLAILQKWQLAD, encoded by the coding sequence ATGATGGACAAATCAAAGCAAGGTTGGCCAATCGCCCTGATAGTTGCAGCAGCGTTTGCTTGCTTTTCTAATTTAAGCTTTAGCCAACAACTTAAAGTGCAGATTGTTACTGAGCACTTAGCACCATTGCAGATAAATGTGCCGAACCAACCTCCCAGCGGTGCGATGGTAGAAATTGTTGAACGCCTTCTTAACGACAGTGAAATTGAAGGGGAAATCAAATTCTACCCCTGGGCTCGCGCTTATCAAATCGCACAACAGCAAGCTAACACACTTATTTTCTCTATTGTTCGCACTCCCAGCAGAGAAGGTAAATTTCACTGGCTGTTCCCCTTGGTAAACGATAGTGTGCATTTGGTGCGTTTAAAGTCGCGACCGGAACTCACTATTTCAACATTAGAACAAGCCAAACAGTACCGCATTGGCGTTCATCGCTCAGATATTATTCATCAGTATTTGCAAGCCAAGGGGTTTACTGACGACCATAACATCTTGCTGAATTCTTCTTATGCCAGTGCTTGGCTGGCGCTCTTAGAAAGAAAGGTTGATTACATCACGGCAAATAAATTTATGTGGCAAGCGCAACAACAAATAAGCGACGAGGCGTTTCAAGCGGTAGAGTCAGCTTTGATCTTAGATGACCTTCAACAAGGGCATTACCTTGCTGCCAGTTTAAATACCTCCCCTATCATCATTAAAAAATTACAAAAAGCACTGGAAAAGTTAAAACAAAGCGGACAATATCTGGCGATATTACAGAAGTGGCAATTGGCTGATTAA
- a CDS encoding DUF6482 family protein: MDLLIKSLEGNTYLAEQRDGSSSHLVLDKQNRPLRFQSITSVREHFSDHSFEQVWLEHQSAYDEMCGMQAPAEPLLMPLRWK; this comes from the coding sequence ATGGATTTACTGATCAAGTCGCTTGAAGGTAATACGTATCTTGCGGAGCAGCGAGATGGCAGTAGTAGTCACCTAGTATTGGATAAACAAAACAGGCCGCTGCGTTTTCAAAGTATCACCAGTGTTCGAGAACACTTTAGCGATCACAGCTTTGAACAAGTATGGCTGGAGCACCAGAGTGCTTACGACGAGATGTGTGGCATGCAAGCACCAGCTGAACCTTTGCTTATGCCGCTGCGCTGGAAATAG
- the purD gene encoding phosphoribosylamine--glycine ligase, whose translation MNVLVIGSGGREHALAWKAAQSTKVEKVFVAPGNAGTSTEDKLENVAISVDDIPALVTFAKQNNIALTIVGPEQPLVDGVVDAFQAEGLTIFGPSAKAAQLEGSKAFTKDFLARHNIPTAAYANFTEIEPALAYVREQGAPIVVKADGLAAGKGVIVAMTLEEAEDAIKDMLAGNAFGDAGHRVVIEEFLTGEEASFIVMVDGKNVLPFATSQDHKRAYNEDKGPNTGGMGAYSPAPVVTPAIHDRIMKEVIMPTVEGMAKEDAPYTGFLYAGLMIAEDGTPKVIEYNCRFGDPETQPIMMRLQSDLVELCIAACQGELAGKEINFDPRAAVGVVLAAGGYPGSYNKGDVISGLATNTANDRKTFHAGTALKDGQVVTAGGRVLCATALGEDVTTAQKAAYELLHQISWDKVEFRTDIAYRAIAREQD comes from the coding sequence ATGAATGTATTAGTGATTGGCAGTGGTGGTCGTGAACATGCCCTTGCATGGAAGGCGGCGCAATCTACTAAAGTCGAAAAAGTATTTGTCGCACCGGGTAATGCCGGTACCAGTACAGAAGATAAACTGGAAAATGTTGCAATCTCCGTAGACGATATTCCAGCATTAGTGACTTTTGCTAAACAAAATAATATTGCGCTAACCATTGTTGGCCCAGAGCAACCATTAGTTGATGGTGTAGTTGATGCATTTCAGGCCGAAGGTTTAACTATTTTTGGTCCGTCAGCTAAAGCGGCGCAATTGGAAGGTTCAAAGGCATTCACCAAAGACTTCTTAGCGCGCCACAACATTCCAACTGCAGCCTATGCTAATTTCACGGAAATTGAGCCAGCGTTAGCTTATGTTCGTGAGCAAGGTGCACCTATTGTGGTTAAAGCTGACGGCTTAGCGGCAGGTAAAGGTGTAATCGTTGCGATGACACTTGAAGAAGCGGAAGATGCGATTAAAGATATGTTGGCAGGCAATGCTTTTGGCGATGCTGGACATCGCGTAGTAATCGAAGAATTCTTAACAGGTGAAGAAGCAAGCTTTATTGTCATGGTTGACGGTAAAAACGTATTGCCATTTGCTACAAGTCAAGATCATAAGCGTGCATATAACGAAGACAAAGGTCCAAACACAGGTGGTATGGGTGCATACTCTCCAGCACCTGTGGTAACACCAGCAATTCATGATCGCATTATGAAAGAAGTGATCATGCCAACAGTAGAAGGTATGGCAAAAGAAGATGCACCATATACTGGCTTTCTATACGCAGGCTTAATGATCGCAGAGGATGGCACGCCAAAAGTAATTGAATATAACTGTCGTTTTGGTGATCCAGAAACTCAACCTATCATGATGCGTTTACAGTCAGATCTTGTGGAATTATGTATAGCTGCTTGTCAGGGCGAATTAGCGGGTAAAGAGATCAACTTTGATCCTCGCGCTGCAGTAGGGGTGGTTTTGGCCGCTGGTGGTTACCCGGGTAGTTATAACAAAGGCGATGTAATTTCAGGCTTGGCAACCAACACAGCAAACGATCGTAAAACGTTTCATGCTGGCACTGCCCTGAAAGACGGCCAGGTAGTAACTGCAGGCGGACGCGTGTTATGTGCAACTGCATTAGGTGAAGATGTTACAACAGCGCAAAAGGCGGCGTATGAACTGTTACACCAAATAAGCTGGGATAAGGTCGAATTTAGAACTGATATTGCATATCGTGCAATCGCGAGAGAGCAAGACTAA
- a CDS encoding outer membrane beta-barrel protein, which translates to MQYLYSFLAISLIASFPAFAESVKRTDSNFNFPFVEGNQLDIELGLETDHIDNFLNQKQDKQSTTAYALSAHGFAQFHDDDHLLQSYANIDTKFFDNFEEDDHTDVTLLGKYFYRLMPAHRLLISSSFDKRYEYRGTGLSRGIANTFSKGDTKENTLVNLGYQIGNLNSVSRFNAIIGSEQSEYSTRRAVTNIYDYQRLFTQLDLDYLITGKSYLAFDLGFNDFAYDNNRASDRTEARALVGAKWSPNQASSLAILLGYQAVDFESLDRKEQDFAWQGSYDWRPTERFRLSLITARKSEVENEQESEAKITDTYQASLTYLFNERWQFNTLVQFERKDTLLRNASRLDKELQLSSSVSYQLNSSFTIVGRYQYIESNSDFSPFDYERQQLGVSLSYDL; encoded by the coding sequence ATGCAGTACTTATATTCATTTTTAGCTATATCTTTAATAGCTTCTTTTCCTGCTTTTGCAGAGAGCGTCAAGCGCACAGATTCTAATTTTAACTTTCCCTTCGTAGAGGGTAATCAATTAGATATCGAGCTTGGGCTTGAAACTGATCATATCGATAACTTCCTTAATCAAAAACAAGATAAGCAATCGACGACAGCATATGCGTTAAGTGCCCATGGTTTTGCTCAATTTCATGATGATGACCATTTGCTGCAAAGCTATGCCAATATCGATACCAAGTTTTTTGATAATTTTGAGGAAGACGATCACACTGACGTGACATTACTAGGAAAATATTTTTATCGACTGATGCCAGCACATCGACTGTTAATTTCCTCATCGTTTGATAAGCGCTACGAATATAGGGGCACAGGTCTTTCTAGAGGAATAGCAAATACTTTCAGCAAGGGTGATACTAAAGAAAATACGTTAGTTAATCTTGGCTATCAAATTGGCAATCTAAATAGCGTAAGTCGTTTTAACGCGATTATTGGCTCAGAGCAAAGTGAATATTCAACGAGAAGAGCTGTGACTAATATTTATGATTACCAGCGACTATTTACTCAATTAGATCTTGATTACCTTATCACTGGTAAATCGTATTTGGCCTTTGATTTAGGTTTTAATGACTTTGCTTATGATAACAACAGAGCTTCAGATAGAACTGAGGCTAGAGCTTTAGTCGGCGCAAAATGGTCACCAAACCAAGCGAGTAGCTTAGCCATTTTACTTGGCTACCAAGCCGTAGACTTTGAGAGCCTTGATAGAAAAGAACAGGATTTTGCTTGGCAAGGCAGTTATGACTGGAGACCGACTGAGCGTTTTCGTTTATCGCTAATAACAGCTAGGAAGTCAGAGGTAGAAAACGAGCAAGAAAGTGAAGCAAAGATAACCGACACATACCAAGCTAGCTTAACCTACTTATTTAATGAGCGTTGGCAATTTAATACGTTAGTTCAATTTGAGCGTAAAGACACTTTGCTACGCAACGCTAGCAGATTAGACAAAGAACTACAGCTTAGCTCAAGTGTGAGCTATCAACTCAATTCAAGTTTTACAATAGTTGGTCGATATCAATATATAGAAAGCAATAGTGACTTTTCTCCTTTTGATTATGAGCGTCAACAATTAGGTGTAAGCTTGAGCTACGATCTTTAA
- a CDS encoding RNA recognition motif domain-containing protein: MKSSQVITAFALAIVMGVIAFLVANTLGKDAPTIAVSAALGALVANIISSLLNKQSASQSADEQVNNNSASGINGDIKTLYVGNLPYRANEAAVRTLFSAHGAVHSVRLMKDKHTGKRRGFGFVEMAAADTAGAISALNDSEFQQRTLKVREAKERPERTESSVQ, encoded by the coding sequence ATGAAGTCTTCTCAAGTCATTACAGCATTTGCTTTAGCTATTGTTATGGGGGTTATTGCTTTTCTGGTTGCCAATACACTCGGTAAGGACGCACCTACTATTGCAGTAAGTGCTGCATTAGGTGCGTTGGTTGCAAATATTATCTCGTCATTACTTAATAAACAGAGTGCTAGCCAAAGCGCTGATGAGCAGGTTAACAATAATTCTGCTTCTGGTATTAATGGAGATATCAAAACGCTTTATGTTGGTAATTTACCTTACCGAGCGAATGAAGCAGCGGTCAGAACATTGTTCTCTGCGCATGGCGCAGTTCATTCTGTGCGTTTAATGAAAGATAAGCATACTGGTAAACGCAGAGGTTTTGGATTTGTTGAAATGGCTGCCGCAGATACAGCAGGTGCGATTTCGGCGTTAAATGATTCAGAGTTTCAACAACGCACACTGAAAGTCAGAGAAGCGAAAGAGCGACCTGAAAGAACAGAGAGCAGCGTTCAATAG
- the prmA gene encoding 50S ribosomal protein L11 methyltransferase — MPWIQLRLQANEETAEKYSDWLSAAGAQAVTFIDAQDTPIYEPLPGDEVIYWANTVVMGLFDAAHDMEKVISYLKSIHPEKAEMAYKLEQLEDKDWEREWMDNFHPMKFGERLWICPSWREVPDPEAVNVMLDPGLAFGTGTHPTTALCLTWLDGLDLTGKTVVDFGCGSGILSLAALKLGAKKVIGIDIDPQALQASLENAKRNGCEDRLELYLPKDQPSLKADVVVANILAGPLKELAPTIIEFVGDKGLLALSGVLENQAPELQTIYGQWCAMDPIQVQDEWVRLSGVRS; from the coding sequence ATGCCTTGGATACAATTAAGGTTACAAGCCAATGAAGAAACGGCTGAAAAATACAGTGACTGGTTAAGCGCTGCTGGTGCGCAAGCCGTTACCTTTATTGACGCGCAAGATACGCCAATTTACGAGCCTTTACCGGGTGACGAAGTGATTTACTGGGCTAATACCGTGGTTATGGGGTTGTTTGATGCCGCCCATGATATGGAAAAGGTCATTAGTTACCTTAAATCTATTCACCCAGAAAAAGCCGAAATGGCGTATAAGCTAGAGCAATTAGAAGACAAAGACTGGGAACGAGAATGGATGGATAACTTCCATCCCATGAAGTTTGGTGAACGTTTATGGATTTGCCCTAGCTGGCGCGAAGTGCCGGATCCCGAAGCCGTAAACGTGATGCTTGACCCTGGCCTTGCCTTTGGTACGGGTACTCACCCGACAACTGCATTGTGTTTAACTTGGCTAGATGGTTTAGACCTCACCGGTAAAACTGTCGTCGACTTTGGCTGTGGCTCAGGCATTTTATCACTGGCTGCGCTTAAACTAGGCGCGAAAAAAGTGATTGGTATCGATATTGACCCACAAGCGCTGCAAGCCAGTCTTGAAAATGCTAAACGCAATGGCTGTGAAGACCGACTTGAGCTTTATTTACCTAAAGACCAACCTAGCCTGAAAGCCGATGTAGTTGTTGCTAATATTCTGGCCGGTCCATTAAAAGAGTTAGCGCCAACGATAATCGAGTTTGTTGGTGACAAGGGTTTACTCGCACTTTCTGGCGTATTGGAAAATCAGGCGCCGGAATTACAAACGATTTACGGACAGTGGTGCGCCATGGATCCAATTCAAGTACAAGACGAGTGGGTCAGGCTTTCTGGGGTTCGTAGCTGA
- the zur gene encoding zinc uptake transcriptional repressor Zur yields the protein MNLEDLISQAQQVCEKRGARLTRARAEVLKLLAQHDGAVGAYDLLAQLQKTAQSAKPATIYRALDFLSKQGFVHKIESINAFVMCHHISDCNHPVQLLICDECGHVEEIQSNNLDLALRAMADASGFDISHQIVEAHGRCQRCH from the coding sequence ATGAATTTAGAAGATTTAATCTCCCAAGCACAACAAGTATGTGAAAAACGCGGTGCTCGTTTAACGCGTGCACGTGCGGAAGTACTGAAACTATTGGCACAGCACGACGGTGCCGTCGGTGCCTATGACTTATTAGCGCAATTACAAAAAACCGCTCAAAGCGCCAAGCCAGCCACGATTTACCGTGCGTTGGACTTCCTAAGTAAGCAAGGATTTGTCCATAAAATCGAATCGATTAATGCCTTTGTTATGTGTCACCACATCAGTGATTGTAACCACCCAGTTCAGCTGCTTATTTGTGATGAGTGTGGCCACGTTGAAGAAATTCAGTCAAATAACCTAGATCTCGCATTACGTGCAATGGCAGACGCCAGCGGTTTTGATATTAGCCATCAAATTGTTGAAGCACATGGCCGTTGCCAACGCTGTCATTAA
- a CDS encoding class I SAM-dependent methyltransferase: MKTVLSASLISLTMASLPAMAHTHEPHGKQAATSFELMKAISGDHRSAKNKARDAYRNPKETLAFFGFKPDMTVVEMAPGGGWYTEILAPALKANGKFYGAHYPDTGEDNYFSKSRRRLEQKMASDEVFSKVELTNFTPRVASEIAPAGTADLVLTFRNLHNWGEEGVLQVFKDAHKALKSGGVLGVVEHRMPTSQKWEDNKRSGYFPEQMTIDLAEKAGFKLAAKSEVNANPKDTADHPKGVWTLPPVLRLKEQDKEKYLAIGESDRMTLKFVKM, from the coding sequence ATAAAAACAGTACTCAGCGCTTCACTTATTTCACTGACCATGGCGTCATTGCCAGCAATGGCACATACCCATGAACCTCACGGTAAACAAGCCGCAACTAGCTTTGAGCTAATGAAGGCAATTAGCGGTGATCACCGTAGTGCCAAAAACAAAGCGCGTGATGCTTACCGTAATCCAAAAGAAACATTAGCCTTTTTTGGTTTCAAGCCCGACATGACCGTAGTAGAAATGGCACCTGGTGGTGGTTGGTACACTGAAATTCTTGCTCCTGCGCTAAAAGCCAACGGTAAGTTTTACGGTGCTCACTACCCAGATACCGGTGAAGATAACTATTTCAGCAAATCGCGTCGCCGTTTAGAGCAAAAAATGGCGAGTGATGAAGTATTTAGCAAAGTAGAGCTAACTAACTTCACGCCACGAGTTGCCTCAGAAATTGCTCCAGCAGGAACAGCTGACCTTGTTTTAACATTCCGTAATCTACACAACTGGGGTGAAGAAGGTGTGCTGCAAGTGTTTAAAGACGCACATAAAGCACTTAAAAGCGGTGGTGTACTAGGTGTTGTTGAGCACAGAATGCCAACCAGTCAAAAATGGGAAGACAACAAACGCAGTGGCTATTTCCCAGAGCAAATGACGATTGATTTAGCGGAAAAGGCAGGTTTCAAATTAGCGGCAAAAAGCGAAGTTAATGCTAACCCGAAAGATACCGCTGATCACCCGAAAGGCGTTTGGACGTTGCCACCTGTATTACGTTTAAAAGAGCAGGATAAAGAAAAGTACTTGGCGATCGGTGAAAGTGACCGTATGACGCTGAAGTTTGTAAAAATGTAA